In one Maniola hyperantus chromosome 6, iAphHyp1.2, whole genome shotgun sequence genomic region, the following are encoded:
- the LOC117982948 gene encoding CCR4-NOT transcription complex subunit 7-like, which translates to MPAASFGLLSALPGTSDCGIKDVWNHNLHEEFQIIRQIVQKYHWVAMDTEFPGVVARPIGEFRSTADYQYQLLRCNVDLLRIIQLGLTFMDENGKTPPGYTTWQFNFKFNLQEDMYAQDSIDLLQNSGLQFRKHEEDGIEPLEFAELLMSSGLVLMDNIKWLSFHSGYDFGYLLKLLTDQNLPQDENDFFESLRLYFPTVYDVKYLMKLCKNLKGGLQEVADQLELRRVGPQHQAGSDSHLTGMAFFKIKEIFFDDNIESSSGHLYGLGAPFSVNSNNFQDNGENGNSS; encoded by the exons ATGCCAGCAGCCAGTTTTGGGTTATTGTCAGCACTACCGGGAACCAGTGATTGTGGTATAAAAGATGTGTGGAATCATAACCTTCACGAAGAATTCCAAATTATCAGACAG ATAGTACAAAAGTACCACTGGGTAGCAATGGATACAGAATTCCCTGGTGTTGTGGCTCGGCCCATTGGAGAGTTCAGGTCCACAGCGGACTATCAGTATCAATTACTCAG ATGTAATGTGGATTTGTTGAGAATAATACAGCTGGGTCTCACGTTCATGGATGAAAATGGGAAGACTCCTCCCGGGTACACCACATGGCAGTTCAACTTCAAATTCAATTTACA AGAGGATATGTACGCACAAGACTCCATTGATTTGCTACAAAATTCTGGACTTCAATTCAGAAAGCATGAAGAAGATGGCATTGAACCATTGGAATTTGCGGAACTGCTTATGTCATCAGGCTTAGTGTTGATGGACAACATAAAATGGCTCAGTTTTCACTCAGGATATGACTTTGGATATCTACTCAAATTACTGACAGATCAGAATTTACCTCAAGATGAAAATGACTTTTTTGAAAGTCTGAGACTATATTTTCCCACAGTGTATGATGTGAAA tattTAATGAAACTTTGCAAGAATCTAAAAGGTGGTCTCCAAGAAGTGGCCGACCAGCTAGAGCTGAGGAGGGTGGGGCCGCAACACCAAGCAGGCTCAGATTCGCATCTCACTGGGATGGCTTTCTTCAAGATCAAAGAG ATATTCTTTGACGACAACATCGAGAGTTCGAGCGGTCACCTGTACGGCCTGGGCGCGCCCTTCTCCGTCAACTCCAACAATTTCCAGGACAACGGCGAAAATGGCAACTCGTCCTGA